The Chryseolinea soli genome contains a region encoding:
- a CDS encoding sensor histidine kinase, which produces MRLLQVSLRSSLLYSLVIVLISIPVSLLSLHKILNDEVDELLAAHTAEFLKHIKTFDYLDDLETDLEVFDQLAYDIDIGPSDGRDTGTSRYETVSSYDSVAHERRPFRELSSQVVIKGKPYLLTLRMSLVDNDELIYAIGLVQFALIVLLAGGLLLLNRSLSKRLWEPFYKTLNQLKAYQVDKSGTIAVVKTNIIEFNDLNQTVSHLADRNRKVFLHQKEFIENASHELQTPLAIFQAKLDLLMQKPGMSEAEAALITDLEATAQRMARLNKNLLLLSKIDNEQFTGKEEVEVSKLADDLLSNVTFTADAENVSITRALEPLRIKTNKALIEILLTNLFHNAVRHTPEGSVRVQLHERTLTVTNNGKPLTMDAERMFDRFTKESPKTSSTGLGLAIVKRICDTYGYGLSYRYENGCHVFSVTFNGVV; this is translated from the coding sequence ATGAGACTATTACAGGTTAGTTTACGAAGCTCATTGCTGTATTCGCTCGTCATTGTGCTCATCAGCATCCCGGTGTCGCTGCTTTCGCTTCATAAGATCCTGAACGATGAAGTGGATGAATTGCTGGCGGCGCACACGGCCGAATTTCTGAAGCACATTAAAACCTTCGACTACCTGGACGACCTCGAAACCGATCTCGAAGTATTTGACCAGTTGGCCTATGACATCGACATCGGACCATCGGACGGCCGCGACACAGGGACCAGCCGCTACGAAACGGTTTCGTCATATGACAGTGTCGCGCATGAGCGGCGGCCGTTTCGCGAACTGTCTTCGCAGGTGGTCATAAAAGGAAAACCTTACTTGCTCACGCTGCGCATGTCGTTGGTGGATAACGACGAGCTCATCTACGCGATTGGCCTGGTTCAGTTTGCTTTGATCGTGTTGCTGGCCGGCGGATTGTTGCTGTTGAACCGTTCGCTTTCTAAAAGACTGTGGGAACCATTTTACAAAACCTTGAATCAGCTCAAAGCCTACCAGGTGGACAAAAGCGGAACGATTGCCGTGGTGAAAACCAACATCATCGAGTTTAACGATTTGAATCAGACCGTGAGTCACCTGGCCGACCGCAATCGGAAAGTATTCTTGCATCAAAAAGAGTTTATCGAAAACGCCTCGCACGAATTGCAAACCCCGCTAGCCATCTTCCAGGCCAAACTGGACCTGCTCATGCAGAAGCCGGGCATGTCCGAAGCCGAAGCGGCGCTCATCACCGACCTGGAGGCCACCGCCCAACGAATGGCGCGTCTCAACAAAAACCTGCTACTGCTCAGCAAGATCGACAACGAACAATTCACGGGCAAAGAAGAAGTGGAAGTGTCAAAACTCGCCGACGATCTGCTCTCCAATGTCACGTTCACAGCCGATGCCGAAAATGTTTCCATCACCCGCGCGCTCGAGCCGTTGCGGATCAAAACCAATAAGGCCCTGATCGAGATCTTATTGACCAACCTATTCCACAACGCCGTCCGCCATACGCCGGAAGGCAGTGTGCGGGTGCAGCTCCATGAACGGACGCTCACGGTGACCAATAACGGCAAACCGCTGACGATGGACGCTGAAAGAATGTTCGACCGCTTCACCAAGGAAAGTCCAAAGACTTCCAGTACTGGGCTTGGGCTGGCGATTGTGAAGCGCATTTGCGATACGTATGGATACGGGTTATCATACCGGTATGAAAATGGATGTCATGTTTTTTCGGTGACTTTTAATGGCGTCGTGTAG
- a CDS encoding patatin-like phospholipase family protein translates to MKITYALVFCALTANAQTYKNLIFEGAGVRGIAFAGAVRELENRQLLSPVERVGGTSAGAIAALTVALGYNSAEIESIIYDTKVQHFKDGNFSVIGGAKRMKENFGWYRHQDFLQWLDNIIRAKTGNGNITFRELHAQKFRDLYITGTSLNHQKLVIFSHETYPDMKVKDAVCISMSIPLYFVSVCINEKGEIINRKKATGYYDIMADGGFIGNFPIALFDSTVTTTAETVRIFNPHTLGFRIDSPEQIDYDKAHRGLAPIDILRLKDYLGAFYTFTIENLNRSSLTTADWERTVSISCGTIGPKIRKLSAEEKNMLIANGQHAVEAFLQ, encoded by the coding sequence TTGAAAATTACTTATGCCCTGGTGTTCTGTGCACTTACGGCAAATGCGCAAACTTACAAAAATCTCATTTTTGAAGGTGCCGGGGTCAGAGGCATTGCTTTCGCTGGTGCCGTACGAGAATTGGAGAATAGGCAACTCTTGTCTCCGGTAGAGAGAGTGGGCGGCACTTCGGCCGGCGCCATCGCGGCGTTGACGGTGGCTTTAGGCTATAACAGCGCTGAAATTGAATCGATCATTTACGATACCAAAGTGCAGCACTTCAAGGATGGGAATTTCTCCGTGATCGGCGGCGCCAAACGCATGAAAGAGAATTTTGGATGGTACCGTCACCAGGATTTTTTACAATGGCTGGACAACATTATCCGGGCGAAAACCGGAAATGGCAACATCACCTTCCGGGAGCTTCACGCCCAAAAATTCCGCGATCTGTACATCACGGGCACCAGCCTAAACCATCAAAAGCTTGTGATCTTTTCGCACGAAACCTATCCCGACATGAAAGTGAAAGATGCGGTATGCATCAGCATGTCCATTCCTCTGTATTTTGTTTCGGTGTGCATCAACGAGAAGGGCGAGATCATAAACCGGAAGAAAGCAACCGGCTATTATGATATTATGGCCGATGGAGGGTTCATCGGAAACTTTCCGATCGCCCTGTTCGACTCGACCGTCACCACAACGGCGGAGACCGTTCGAATATTTAATCCACACACGCTGGGCTTTCGCATCGATTCGCCGGAACAGATTGATTATGACAAGGCACATCGCGGCCTCGCTCCCATCGACATCCTGCGCTTGAAGGACTATCTCGGCGCCTTTTATACGTTCACCATCGAAAACCTGAACCGATCTTCTCTCACGACGGCAGATTGGGAGAGAACGGTATCGATCAGCTGCGGGACGATTGGACCAAAGATCAGGAAGTTGTCAGCGGAAGAGAAGAACATGCTCATCGCCAACGGACAGCATGCCGTTGAGGCATTTTTACAATAG